One Obesumbacterium proteus DNA window includes the following coding sequences:
- a CDS encoding carbon-phosphorus lyase complex subunit PhnI, which yields MYVAVKGGEKAIAAAHRLQEQKRRGSTQLNELSVDQIDQQLTLAVDRVMTEGGIYDRQLAALAIKQASGDLVEAIFLLRAYRTTLPRLAVSDALNTQDMRLERRISAVYKDLPGGQVLGPTYDYTHRLLDFTLLANGETPEINRDEAMNESHSPHVFSMLAQQGLARAEHDSGAEPDDITRTPPVYPCSRSSRLQQLVRGDEGYLLALGYSTQRGYGRNHPFAGEIRSGYVSLSITPEELGFSVEIGELLLTECEMVNGFVAQPDDAPHFTRGYGLVFGMSERKAMAMALVDRALQAPDYQEQINGPAQDEEFVLAHADSVEAAGFVSHLKLPHYVDFQAELELLHRLQQEFNDRQENAHD from the coding sequence ATGTACGTAGCCGTTAAGGGGGGCGAAAAAGCCATCGCCGCCGCCCACCGTTTGCAAGAACAGAAGCGCCGCGGATCGACCCAGCTCAATGAGCTCAGCGTTGATCAAATCGATCAGCAACTCACGTTAGCCGTCGATCGCGTGATGACCGAAGGCGGGATCTACGATAGACAGCTTGCCGCACTGGCGATCAAACAGGCCAGCGGCGATCTGGTCGAAGCCATCTTTTTACTGCGCGCCTATCGCACCACCCTACCGCGTCTGGCGGTCAGCGATGCCTTGAACACGCAGGATATGCGTTTAGAGCGCCGCATTTCGGCGGTGTATAAAGACCTGCCCGGTGGCCAAGTGCTCGGCCCCACCTATGACTACACCCATCGGCTGTTAGATTTCACGCTGTTAGCCAACGGCGAAACGCCAGAAATAAACCGCGATGAAGCGATGAACGAATCGCATAGCCCGCACGTCTTCAGCATGTTGGCACAGCAAGGGCTGGCACGTGCGGAACACGACAGCGGCGCCGAACCCGACGACATCACCCGCACACCGCCGGTTTATCCCTGCTCTCGTTCTTCACGTTTACAGCAGTTGGTGCGTGGCGATGAGGGCTATCTGCTGGCGCTGGGCTACTCCACTCAGCGCGGCTATGGGCGCAACCACCCGTTTGCAGGAGAAATTCGCAGCGGCTATGTCAGCCTAAGTATTACGCCTGAAGAGCTGGGCTTTTCCGTTGAAATTGGCGAGCTGTTGCTGACCGAATGCGAAATGGTCAACGGCTTTGTTGCCCAACCCGATGATGCCCCGCATTTCACGCGCGGCTACGGCTTGGTGTTTGGCATGAGCGAACGCAAAGCGATGGCGATGGCGCTGGTCGATCGCGCCCTTCAGGCTCCCGATTACCAAGAGCAGATCAACGGCCCCGCTCAAGACGAAGAGTTCGTGCTGGCGCATGCCGATAGCGTAGAAGCCGCCGGTTTTGTCTCCCACCTTAAATTACCGCACTACGTTGATTTTCAAGCCGAGCTGGAATTGCTCCATCGTTTACAACAGGAATTCAATGACCGTCAGGAGAATGCACATGACTAA
- a CDS encoding alpha-D-ribose 1-methylphosphonate 5-phosphate C-P-lyase PhnJ, giving the protein MTNVLTGYSLAGYNYGYLDEQTKRMIRRAILKAVAIPGYQVPFGGREMPMPYGWGTGGIQLTASVIGEADTLKVIDQGADDTTNAVSIRRFFQRVTGVDTTEVTADATLIQTRHRIPETPLRQDQIIIYQVPMPEPLRFIEPRETETRKMHALEEYGVMQVKLYEDIARFGHIATTYDYPVKVNHRYVMAPSPIPKFDNPKMNMMPALQLFGAGREKRIYAVPPYTKVESLDFDDHPFSVQQWDQPCAICGSQHSYLDEVVLDDQGSRMFVCSDTDFCRQHSEANAQ; this is encoded by the coding sequence ATGACTAACGTGCTAACCGGTTACAGCTTAGCGGGCTATAACTACGGCTATCTCGATGAGCAGACCAAACGTATGATCCGCCGAGCGATCCTCAAAGCCGTGGCGATCCCCGGCTATCAGGTGCCCTTTGGCGGACGAGAAATGCCGATGCCCTATGGCTGGGGAACCGGCGGAATTCAGCTCACCGCCAGCGTGATTGGTGAAGCTGATACCTTAAAAGTGATCGATCAGGGCGCAGACGACACCACCAATGCGGTATCGATTCGCCGTTTCTTCCAGCGCGTTACCGGCGTTGACACCACCGAAGTGACCGCCGACGCTACGCTTATTCAAACTCGCCACCGCATACCTGAAACGCCGCTGCGCCAAGATCAAATCATCATCTATCAGGTTCCGATGCCTGAACCACTGCGTTTTATCGAACCGCGTGAAACCGAAACGCGAAAAATGCATGCGCTGGAGGAGTATGGCGTCATGCAGGTAAAACTGTATGAAGATATCGCGCGTTTTGGCCACATCGCAACTACCTATGATTATCCCGTAAAGGTCAATCATCGCTATGTGATGGCTCCTTCACCCATTCCAAAATTTGATAATCCCAAGATGAACATGATGCCCGCGCTCCAACTGTTTGGTGCCGGACGCGAAAAACGGATCTACGCCGTTCCCCCGTACACCAAAGTGGAAAGCCTCGACTTCGACGATCATCCGTTCAGCGTGCAGCAATGGGATCAGCCCTGCGCGATTTGCGGATCGCAGCACAGCTATTTGGATGAAGTGGTGCTCGACGATCAAGGCTCCAGAATGTTCGTCTGCTCCGACACTGATTTTTGCCGCCAGCACAGCGAGGCCAATGCGCAATGA
- the phnK gene encoding phosphonate C-P lyase system protein PhnK, which yields MNATDSIFSAPADDLPLLSVNNLTHLYAPGKGFSDVSFDLYPGEVLGIVGESGSGKTTLLKSISARLTPQQGEIRYLSAQGVQDLYAMSESDRRRLLRTEWGVVHQHPLDGLRPHVSAGGNIGERLMAVGQRHYGNIRAEAMRWLEDVEIPATRIDDLPTTFSGGMQQRLQIARNLVTHPRVVFMDEPTGGLDVSVQARLLDLLRTLVVELQLAVVIVTHDLGVARLLAHRLLVMKQGKVVESGLTDRVLDDPHHPYTQLLVSSVLQN from the coding sequence ATGAACGCCACAGACTCGATCTTCTCAGCGCCAGCCGACGATCTGCCGCTGCTTTCCGTGAACAATCTGACCCACCTGTATGCGCCGGGCAAAGGCTTTAGCGATGTCTCTTTCGATCTCTATCCGGGCGAAGTGTTGGGGATCGTCGGAGAGTCGGGATCCGGTAAAACAACGCTGCTGAAATCCATCTCTGCACGTCTCACCCCGCAGCAGGGAGAGATTCGCTATTTGAGCGCCCAAGGCGTTCAGGATTTATACGCCATGAGCGAAAGCGACCGCCGTCGCCTGTTACGTACCGAATGGGGCGTGGTGCATCAGCATCCGCTCGACGGGCTTCGCCCGCACGTTTCGGCCGGTGGCAATATCGGCGAGCGCTTAATGGCCGTAGGGCAACGTCATTACGGCAATATTCGCGCCGAAGCCATGCGTTGGCTGGAAGACGTGGAGATCCCAGCCACGCGCATTGACGATCTACCCACCACGTTTTCAGGCGGCATGCAGCAGCGCCTGCAAATAGCGCGCAATTTGGTGACTCATCCGCGCGTCGTGTTTATGGATGAACCCACCGGCGGGCTCGATGTTTCAGTACAGGCGCGCCTGCTCGATCTGCTGCGCACGTTGGTGGTCGAGCTTCAGTTAGCCGTAGTGATCGTGACCCATGATCTCGGCGTGGCTCGCCTGTTGGCGCATCGTTTGCTGGTGATGAAGCAAGGCAAAGTGGTTGAGAGCGGGCTGACGGATCGCGTATTGGACGATCCTCATCATCCGTACACCCAGTTGTTGGTTTCTTCCGTTTTACAAAATTGA
- the phnL gene encoding phosphonate C-P lyase system protein PhnL, which translates to MTITTRLRVENLSKTFVLHHQNSIRLPVLSDASLEVNAGECVVLHGHSGSGKSTLLRSLYANYLPDEGSIWVQHQGEWLDMVQAPARQILAVRRKTIGWVSQFLRVIPRISALDVVMQPMLELGYERQACEQKAAALLTHLNVPQRLWHLAPSTFSGGEQQRVNIARGFVVDYPILLLDEPTASLDTTNSAAVVSLIDQAKARGAAIVGIFHDEAVRDHVADRLHVMTE; encoded by the coding sequence ATGACCATAACAACACGCTTGCGCGTAGAGAATCTGAGTAAAACCTTTGTACTGCATCACCAAAACAGTATTCGTCTGCCGGTGCTTTCAGACGCGTCATTGGAAGTGAACGCCGGTGAATGCGTGGTGTTGCACGGTCATTCAGGCAGCGGGAAATCAACGCTGTTGCGATCGCTTTATGCTAACTATCTGCCCGATGAAGGCAGCATCTGGGTACAACATCAGGGTGAATGGCTGGATATGGTGCAAGCCCCAGCAAGGCAGATCCTCGCTGTGCGTCGCAAAACGATCGGCTGGGTCAGTCAGTTTCTACGCGTGATCCCACGCATTAGCGCATTAGACGTGGTGATGCAGCCGATGCTTGAACTGGGCTACGAACGTCAAGCCTGCGAACAAAAAGCGGCGGCGTTATTAACCCATCTCAACGTTCCCCAACGCCTCTGGCATTTGGCACCTTCCACCTTTTCCGGCGGCGAGCAGCAGCGCGTAAATATCGCCCGCGGATTCGTGGTTGATTATCCGATTTTGTTGCTCGATGAACCTACGGCGTCGCTCGATACCACCAATAGCGCCGCGGTGGTGAGTTTGATCGATCAAGCCAAAGCACGTGGTGCCGCTATCGTTGGGATCTTCCATGATGAAGCCGTGCGCGACCATGTTGCAGATCGTCTGCATGTGATGACTGAATAG
- the phnM gene encoding alpha-D-ribose 1-methylphosphonate 5-triphosphate diphosphatase, with amino-acid sequence MIVNNVKLVLENEVVAGSLEVQDGVIRAFADSDSRLPEAVDGNGGWLLPGLIELHTDNLDKFFTPRPKVSWPAHSAMSSHDALMIASGITTVLDAVALGDVRDGGDRLDNLEKMINAVIDSQQRGVNRAEHRLHLRCELPHHSTLPLFQQLVEKRGVSLVSLMDHSPGQRQFVNPQKYREYFQGKYHLSDEQMDAYEREQLENAERWSQPNRHAIAELCRTRGIALASHDDATEAHADESHQLGSVIAEFPTTVEAAHASHQRGLQVMMGAPNIVRGGSHSGNVAAHELASLGVLDILSSDYYPASLLDAAFCVAASEHNTFTLPQAMSLVTRNPAKALGLSDRGVLAEGKRADLVLAQRHGEHIHVNHVWREGIRVF; translated from the coding sequence ATGATCGTGAACAATGTAAAACTGGTGCTGGAAAATGAAGTGGTGGCAGGTTCGCTTGAGGTTCAAGACGGCGTGATCCGCGCCTTTGCCGACAGCGATAGCCGTTTGCCCGAAGCCGTCGATGGCAACGGCGGCTGGCTGCTGCCGGGCTTGATTGAGCTACATACCGATAATTTGGACAAGTTTTTCACTCCGCGTCCCAAAGTCAGCTGGCCTGCGCATTCTGCCATGAGCAGCCACGATGCGTTGATGATTGCCAGCGGGATCACCACGGTGCTTGATGCCGTAGCCTTGGGTGACGTGCGCGACGGTGGCGATCGCTTAGATAATCTGGAAAAAATGATCAACGCGGTGATTGACAGCCAGCAGCGCGGCGTCAATCGCGCAGAGCATCGCCTACACCTGCGCTGCGAACTCCCCCATCACAGCACCCTTCCCCTGTTCCAACAACTGGTGGAGAAACGCGGCGTGTCTCTGGTGTCATTGATGGATCACTCTCCTGGCCAGCGCCAATTCGTAAACCCGCAGAAATATCGCGAATACTTTCAGGGCAAATACCATCTCAGCGATGAGCAGATGGATGCCTATGAACGTGAACAGCTGGAGAATGCTGAGCGCTGGTCACAACCTAATCGCCATGCCATCGCTGAACTCTGCCGCACGCGCGGCATTGCACTCGCCAGCCATGATGATGCCACCGAAGCACATGCCGATGAATCGCATCAGTTAGGCAGCGTGATTGCCGAATTCCCCACCACGGTAGAGGCGGCACATGCATCACATCAGCGCGGTTTGCAGGTGATGATGGGCGCTCCCAATATTGTGCGAGGCGGCTCGCATTCCGGTAACGTTGCGGCTCATGAATTGGCTTCGCTCGGCGTCTTGGACATTCTGTCATCCGACTATTATCCCGCTAGCCTGTTGGATGCCGCGTTTTGCGTCGCCGCCAGCGAGCACAATACGTTTACGCTGCCTCAGGCGATGTCATTAGTGACGCGCAATCCGGCGAAAGCACTGGGATTATCCGATCGCGGCGTGCTTGCAGAAGGCAAAAGAGCGGATTTGGTATTAGCACAACGCCACGGCGAGCATATTCATGTGAATCACGTGTGGCGCGAAGGGATACGGGTGTTCTAA
- the phnN gene encoding ribose 1,5-bisphosphokinase, with product MAKLIYLVGASGSGKDSLLQALREQQTTPLLVAHRYITRACHAGSENHIELSENEFMQRCSQGLFALHWQANQHYYGLGIEIDQWLTQGISVVVNGSRAHLPIARERYGDRMQAVCLQVSQTTLRQRLLARGRETPLQIEQRLQRAQDYQLPENARCDYLNNNDDLQHTLREFLRLVERTIAVSV from the coding sequence ATGGCAAAATTAATTTATCTGGTTGGCGCGTCGGGCTCAGGTAAAGACAGTTTGCTTCAGGCGTTACGCGAGCAGCAAACCACGCCGTTGCTCGTCGCCCATCGCTATATTACTCGGGCCTGCCATGCAGGCTCGGAAAATCACATCGAACTCAGTGAAAACGAGTTTATGCAGCGGTGCAGCCAAGGACTTTTTGCGCTGCACTGGCAGGCTAATCAGCATTATTATGGGTTGGGTATAGAAATAGATCAGTGGCTGACTCAGGGGATTAGCGTGGTGGTCAACGGTTCTCGCGCCCATCTGCCTATCGCCCGCGAGCGCTATGGCGATCGAATGCAGGCCGTGTGTTTGCAGGTTTCTCAAACGACCTTGCGCCAGCGATTGTTGGCGCGTGGGCGCGAAACGCCGCTGCAAATAGAGCAGCGTTTGCAGCGTGCACAGGATTATCAATTACCGGAAAACGCACGCTGTGACTATCTGAATAATAATGATGATTTGCAGCACACGCTGCGGGAGTTTTTGCGCCTCGTAGAACGCACTATTGCTGTTTCCGTTTAA
- the phnO gene encoding aminoalkylphosphonate N-acetyltransferase, whose product MPETTSPHIILRPTTAQDEDTVYHLMCELEQCEFDRLAFAKGYALNLANPNMHYALATQNNEVLGFISLHLQYHLHHVNWIAEIQELIITPQARGAGVGKRLLRWAEDTARELGAEQTELSTRATRYDAHRFYQREGYLHTHFRFVKPLSDQ is encoded by the coding sequence ATGCCAGAGACGACTTCTCCCCATATCATTTTACGCCCCACCACCGCGCAGGATGAAGACACGGTGTATCACCTGATGTGTGAGCTTGAGCAATGTGAGTTTGACCGCCTCGCTTTCGCCAAAGGCTATGCGCTCAATTTAGCCAATCCGAATATGCACTATGCGTTAGCCACACAGAATAACGAGGTGCTGGGATTTATTAGCCTTCACCTGCAATATCATCTGCATCACGTAAACTGGATTGCCGAAATTCAGGAGCTGATCATTACGCCACAGGCGCGTGGAGCTGGCGTGGGTAAACGGTTGTTACGTTGGGCAGAAGATACAGCGCGTGAATTAGGGGCGGAGCAGACCGAGCTCTCCACCCGCGCAACGCGTTATGACGCGCATCGTTTTTATCAGCGTGAAGGCTATCTTCACACACATTTTCGCTTCGTTAAGCCGTTATCGGATCAGTAA
- the phnP gene encoding phosphonate metabolism protein PhnP produces MSKLTLTFLGTSGAQQVPAFGCQCMVCLRAREEPQYRRKPCSAMLEYNGSRTLIDAGLHDLTERFTPEQISQFLLTHYHMDHVQGLFPLRWGVGGSIPVYGPPDEMGCDDLFKHPGILDFNHTLTAFETIQLQGLSITPLPLNHSKLTFGYLFTTPHHRIAYLTDTAGLPEATAEFLCQQPPEIMIIDCSHEPRPSTPKNHSDLNTVIALKQRIGCEKIWLTHISHQFDAWMLENSLPEGIEAARDGLTLTADESGYY; encoded by the coding sequence ATGTCCAAGCTTACTCTCACATTTTTAGGCACCAGCGGAGCACAGCAGGTGCCCGCTTTTGGCTGTCAGTGTATGGTCTGTCTGCGCGCCCGAGAAGAGCCGCAATATCGGCGAAAACCCTGTAGCGCCATGCTGGAATATAACGGCAGCCGAACGCTGATTGATGCTGGTTTGCACGACCTCACCGAACGGTTTACGCCTGAGCAAATTAGCCAGTTTTTGCTAACGCATTACCATATGGACCACGTTCAGGGATTATTCCCGCTGCGCTGGGGCGTGGGTGGGTCCATTCCCGTTTATGGGCCACCGGATGAAATGGGCTGTGACGATCTGTTTAAGCATCCCGGCATACTTGATTTCAACCATACGCTCACGGCGTTTGAAACCATCCAACTGCAAGGATTGAGCATCACACCGCTTCCTCTCAACCATTCGAAACTCACTTTTGGTTATCTATTCACAACGCCCCATCATCGAATCGCCTATCTGACGGATACCGCAGGCTTGCCCGAAGCTACCGCAGAGTTTTTGTGCCAGCAACCGCCGGAAATCATGATTATCGACTGTAGCCATGAGCCACGTCCAAGCACGCCGAAAAACCACAGCGACCTCAATACGGTGATAGCGTTAAAACAGCGGATAGGCTGCGAGAAAATTTGGCTGACCCACATTAGCCATCAGTTTGATGCGTGGATGCTAGAGAATTCGCTGCCCGAAGGTATTGAAGCGGCCAGAGATGGATTAACGCTGACCGCAGATGAGAGTGGCTATTATTGA
- a CDS encoding NAD(P)H-binding protein: MKILLLGATGLVGSELLKLLEQDSGISKIYAPTRRPLPPSEKLVNPVADDLCATMATWTTPIDIAFCCLGTTRKDAGSDAAFRYVDYTLVVECGSVALKNGCQHYSVVSALGANPQSTFLYSRTKGEMEKALELQAWQHLTIVRPSMLQGDRPKPRLLEQISEPIFKLLPEKWKAVEASAVAMAMLKSARNPAPYRLQIIESEQIQKYSQ; the protein is encoded by the coding sequence ATGAAAATTTTATTGTTAGGCGCGACGGGTTTAGTCGGAAGTGAATTACTCAAACTTCTAGAACAAGATTCAGGCATCAGCAAAATCTATGCCCCAACGCGTAGGCCTTTACCGCCGTCAGAAAAACTGGTCAATCCGGTTGCAGATGATTTATGCGCGACGATGGCAACATGGACGACCCCTATTGATATCGCATTTTGTTGCTTGGGTACCACGCGCAAAGATGCCGGCAGTGATGCCGCATTCCGCTATGTAGACTATACGCTGGTGGTTGAGTGTGGGTCGGTGGCGCTAAAAAATGGCTGCCAGCACTATTCAGTAGTGAGTGCGCTTGGCGCGAATCCACAGTCAACATTCCTCTATAGCCGCACGAAAGGGGAAATGGAGAAAGCGTTAGAGCTGCAAGCATGGCAACATCTCACGATAGTGCGTCCATCAATGTTACAAGGCGACAGGCCAAAACCACGATTGTTAGAGCAAATTTCAGAACCCATATTTAAGCTGCTGCCCGAGAAATGGAAAGCCGTTGAGGCTTCAGCCGTAGCGATGGCGATGCTGAAATCTGCACGTAATCCAGCGCCTTATCGCTTGCAGATCATCGAGTCAGAACAGATTCAAAAATATTCTCAATAA
- a CDS encoding YhbP family protein — translation MTTDKEHICRFLHAQHVLTLGTCWEGEMWCANCFYVFDEERMALYFMTETRTRHGGMLLKNPRVAGTIAHQTKTIALIRGLQFSGEAIILEGENEHLARSRYYQQFPAARLMSAPIWQLSLNQIKMTDNKLGFAKKIRWERTPAQE, via the coding sequence ATGACGACTGATAAAGAGCATATATGCCGCTTCCTGCACGCCCAGCATGTGTTAACGCTCGGAACCTGTTGGGAAGGCGAAATGTGGTGTGCCAACTGTTTTTACGTCTTTGATGAAGAGCGTATGGCGCTCTATTTCATGACGGAAACGCGCACCCGTCACGGTGGAATGTTGCTTAAAAATCCTCGGGTCGCGGGAACCATCGCACATCAAACCAAAACTATTGCGCTGATCCGTGGGCTGCAATTTTCGGGTGAGGCCATAATATTAGAAGGTGAAAATGAGCATCTAGCCCGTAGCCGCTATTATCAGCAATTCCCCGCCGCCCGTTTAATGTCTGCGCCTATTTGGCAGCTTTCGCTCAACCAGATAAAAATGACGGACAATAAATTGGGCTTTGCGAAAAAAATTCGCTGGGAGCGAACCCCTGCGCAGGAATAA
- a CDS encoding GIY-YIG nuclease family protein translates to MTTAPHETRWYLYLIRTASGALYTGITTDVERRYQQHQNGTGAKALRGKGPLQLAFSCFVGERGQALRLEYRIKQLNKAQKEKLVAESPQLLEKWFGIA, encoded by the coding sequence ATGACCACTGCACCTCATGAAACCCGCTGGTATCTCTATCTCATACGCACCGCATCAGGCGCGCTTTATACCGGTATTACCACCGACGTAGAACGCCGCTATCAGCAGCATCAGAATGGTACAGGCGCGAAGGCGTTACGCGGTAAGGGGCCATTGCAGTTGGCATTTTCATGCTTCGTGGGTGAGAGAGGGCAAGCTTTGCGCTTGGAATATCGAATCAAACAGCTTAATAAAGCTCAGAAAGAAAAATTAGTGGCGGAAAGCCCACAATTGCTCGAGAAATGGTTTGGGATCGCGTAA
- a CDS encoding GNAT family N-acetyltransferase, translated as MNINITDAPNPQDEEYVIDSLWAHNSKTEAVDIHPLFLTVTDDAGKIVAGLVARTWWGGLEVQYLWVSDEYRKSGYGRQLMENAEKEALKRGCHMAYVDTFDFQARGFYEKLGYRVYGDLGGYAHRFTRHYLAKEL; from the coding sequence ATGAACATCAATATTACGGATGCGCCAAACCCGCAGGATGAAGAGTATGTCATTGACAGTCTCTGGGCGCACAATAGCAAAACCGAAGCCGTCGATATTCATCCGCTATTTTTAACCGTCACCGACGATGCAGGGAAAATCGTTGCGGGTTTGGTGGCAAGAACTTGGTGGGGCGGACTTGAAGTTCAATATCTTTGGGTCAGCGACGAATACCGTAAAAGTGGGTATGGCCGTCAACTGATGGAAAATGCTGAAAAAGAGGCGCTAAAGCGCGGTTGCCACATGGCTTATGTCGATACTTTCGATTTTCAGGCCAGAGGTTTTTATGAAAAATTAGGCTATCGTGTATATGGTGATTTAGGCGGATATGCTCACAGATTTACGCGGCACTATCTGGCAAAAGAACTCTAA
- a CDS encoding helix-turn-helix transcriptional regulator, giving the protein MDLPDKNNDIYFKGLIAMMEHLSEPWGIKDLHSRHIYMNQAAYLYTNTPLDFDIEGKRDDEFPAHWAELSSEFIEHDKRTEESQDRVTVIETHYWYGKEFLMPYISEKLPIFNDKKELIGVMWNAKPLNSLSPLKYINQQKPSVLTTEINNTTFTRSELDVIFLMLQRRSVKEIAKIYNISTKTIENRIYTIYQKSDVHTQQQFEEFCKVAHLDNYIPDRLVAKGIQFI; this is encoded by the coding sequence ATGGATTTGCCCGACAAAAATAATGACATTTATTTCAAGGGCCTGATTGCCATGATGGAACACTTGAGTGAGCCGTGGGGCATCAAAGATCTGCATTCTCGCCATATCTATATGAATCAGGCAGCTTATCTCTATACCAATACCCCCCTTGATTTTGACATCGAAGGCAAAAGAGACGATGAGTTTCCCGCCCATTGGGCAGAACTCTCTTCTGAGTTTATAGAGCACGATAAAAGAACTGAAGAATCTCAAGATCGCGTCACAGTAATAGAAACACATTACTGGTACGGGAAAGAATTCCTCATGCCTTATATCAGCGAAAAATTGCCTATTTTTAATGATAAAAAAGAATTAATCGGCGTAATGTGGAATGCCAAGCCGCTTAATAGTTTATCTCCGCTCAAATATATAAACCAACAAAAGCCCAGCGTTCTTACCACTGAAATTAATAATACAACGTTCACTCGTTCTGAATTAGACGTTATCTTTTTAATGTTGCAACGACGCTCGGTTAAAGAAATTGCAAAGATATATAACATCAGCACCAAAACAATAGAAAACAGAATATATACCATTTACCAAAAATCTGATGTCCATACGCAGCAACAGTTTGAGGAATTTTGCAAGGTTGCGCACTTGGATAATTATATTCCCGATCGGCTAGTGGCAAAAGGGATTCAGTTTATCTAA
- a CDS encoding GNAT family N-acetyltransferase → MLIRVEIPVDAAGIDQLLRNAFPTSEEAELVHRLREDGLLTLGVVATDEEGGVVGYAAFSPVYVDGEDRQCVGLAPVVVDEAHRRQGLAEKIIYEGLDSLNEFGYSAVVVLGEPAYFSRFGFQNAAEHGLHSKLPGTEASFQVYPLADGEMENCKGVVEYSAPFGRG, encoded by the coding sequence ATGCTAATTCGCGTTGAAATTCCCGTTGATGCTGCTGGTATCGATCAGCTGCTGCGCAACGCGTTCCCAACCAGTGAAGAAGCGGAGCTTGTACATCGTCTGCGTGAGGATGGCCTGTTAACGCTAGGTGTTGTTGCCACCGATGAAGAGGGCGGCGTGGTTGGATACGCGGCTTTCAGCCCGGTTTATGTTGATGGTGAAGACCGCCAATGCGTAGGTCTGGCACCGGTGGTAGTGGATGAGGCTCATCGCCGTCAGGGGCTGGCAGAAAAAATCATTTATGAGGGATTAGACTCTCTGAATGAATTTGGCTATTCCGCCGTTGTCGTGCTCGGTGAACCGGCCTATTTCAGCCGTTTTGGTTTTCAGAATGCGGCAGAACATGGCTTGCATAGCAAACTCCCGGGAACAGAAGCGTCGTTTCAGGTTTACCCATTAGCCGATGGTGAAATGGAAAACTGCAAAGGGGTGGTTGAGTATTCTGCCCCGTTTGGACGTGGCTGA
- the ubiT gene encoding ubiquinone anaerobic biosynthesis accessory factor UbiT, with the protein MLEKLRARLVRQGPAFLSVPLKFTPFALQRQVLEQLLGWQFRQALEDDELEFLEDRWLKVEVRDLGLKWFVTVNDGKLQVSQHQEADVSFSADANDLILIAARKEDPDTLFFQRRLRIEGDTELGLYVKNLMDAIDLDAMPKPLRFGLLQLAEFVDAGMKEASPPATQEVSPC; encoded by the coding sequence GTGTTGGAAAAATTACGAGCACGTTTAGTGCGTCAAGGCCCGGCGTTTTTAAGCGTCCCGTTAAAATTCACGCCGTTTGCTTTACAACGACAGGTGCTGGAACAACTGCTGGGCTGGCAATTTCGTCAGGCGCTTGAGGATGATGAGCTTGAGTTTCTGGAAGATCGTTGGCTGAAGGTTGAAGTACGCGATCTGGGCTTAAAGTGGTTTGTCACCGTTAACGACGGCAAATTACAGGTCAGCCAGCATCAAGAGGCCGACGTAAGCTTCAGCGCAGATGCCAACGATTTGATTCTGATTGCGGCACGTAAAGAAGATCCTGATACGCTGTTTTTCCAACGCCGCTTACGTATTGAAGGTGATACTGAGCTTGGCTTATATGTCAAAAACTTGATGGATGCGATAGATTTAGACGCTATGCCTAAGCCGCTGCGTTTTGGTCTGTTACAGTTGGCCGAATTTGTTGATGCAGGCATGAAAGAAGCATCACCGCCCGCTACCCAAGAGGTTTCACCATGCTAA